A portion of the Achromobacter sp. MFA1 R4 genome contains these proteins:
- a CDS encoding DUF3820 family protein: protein MDPELLSLLVTREMPFGKYKGRLIADLPGAYLAWFARKGFPPGELGRLLALMLELDHNGLSSLLDPLRKTPRRR from the coding sequence ATGGATCCGGAACTGCTTTCCCTGCTGGTGACCCGCGAGATGCCCTTCGGCAAGTACAAGGGGCGGCTGATCGCCGATCTGCCGGGGGCCTATCTGGCGTGGTTCGCGCGCAAGGGATTTCCGCCCGGTGAACTGGGGCGCCTGCTGGCCCTCATGCTTGAACTGGACCACAACGGCCTGTCTTCGCTGCTGGATCCGCTGCGCAAGACCCCGCGCCGGCGCTGA
- a CDS encoding copper resistance protein NlpE — translation MMKTTLTCTLSLALLAGCAPSKPITARSVPVDNHTARNSLDWEGSYDGTLPCADCPGIRMRLTLMKDGRYEKLTQYLDRQPEPEIVTGTFSWESDGSTIRLDAAGDSQRFFVGENQVTMLYRDGTRPTGPLAGQYILRRAQ, via the coding sequence ATGATGAAAACCACCCTGACCTGCACCCTGAGTCTTGCGTTGCTTGCCGGCTGCGCCCCGTCCAAGCCCATCACCGCCCGCTCGGTGCCCGTGGACAATCACACCGCGCGCAACTCCCTGGACTGGGAGGGCAGCTACGACGGCACCCTGCCCTGCGCCGATTGCCCGGGCATCCGCATGCGCCTGACGCTCATGAAGGACGGCCGATACGAAAAGCTGACCCAATACCTGGACCGCCAGCCCGAACCGGAGATCGTGACCGGCACCTTCAGCTGGGAGTCTGACGGCAGCACGATCCGGCTCGACGCGGCGGGCGACAGCCAGCGTTTCTTCGTCGGCGAGAACCAGGTCACGATGCTCTACCGCGACGGCACGCGCCCCACCGGCCCGCTCGCCGGGCAATACATCCTGCGCCGCGCCCAATAG
- a CDS encoding OsmC family protein, whose translation MKGEHQYTVTVDWTGNTGAGTSGYAAYSRDHLIQSAGKPDVPGSSDPAFRGDPSRWNPEDMLVASLSACHKLWYLHLCAVEGVTVEAYRDEAQGVMIEDPERGGAFSQVTLRPQVTIRAGDDVALAEKLHERAHHFCFIANSVNFPVRCEPRIGTVG comes from the coding sequence ATGAAGGGCGAACACCAATACACCGTTACCGTGGACTGGACCGGCAATACCGGCGCCGGCACGTCCGGCTACGCGGCCTATTCCCGCGACCACCTCATCCAGTCCGCGGGCAAGCCCGATGTGCCGGGGTCATCGGACCCGGCGTTCCGAGGCGACCCGTCGCGCTGGAACCCCGAGGACATGCTGGTGGCCTCGCTCTCGGCCTGCCACAAGCTCTGGTATCTGCACCTGTGCGCGGTCGAGGGCGTGACGGTCGAGGCATACCGCGACGAAGCGCAGGGCGTGATGATCGAAGACCCCGAGCGCGGCGGCGCATTTTCGCAGGTCACGCTGCGGCCCCAGGTCACGATCCGCGCTGGCGACGACGTCGCGCTGGCGGAAAAACTGCACGAACGCGCGCATCATTTCTGCTTCATCGCCAACTCGGTGAATTTCCCGGTGCGGTGCGAGCCGCGCATTGGGACGGTGGGATGA
- a CDS encoding 2Fe-2S iron-sulfur cluster-binding protein, whose translation MASHPVLIQPSGLRFDAPAGTSVLMAAQAAGIKLPSSCRNGTCRACMCLMLEGSVAYAIEWPGLSRDEKEEGWILPCVAQATGALEIQAPGAAPIEPAAAPVRPLTGARR comes from the coding sequence ATGGCTTCCCATCCCGTGCTCATCCAGCCGTCCGGCCTGCGCTTTGACGCGCCGGCGGGCACGTCGGTGCTGATGGCGGCGCAGGCGGCTGGGATCAAGTTGCCCAGCTCGTGCCGCAATGGCACGTGCCGGGCCTGCATGTGCCTGATGCTGGAGGGTTCCGTGGCGTACGCCATCGAATGGCCCGGCCTGTCGCGCGACGAGAAGGAAGAAGGCTGGATCCTGCCGTGCGTGGCGCAGGCCACGGGCGCGCTGGAAATCCAGGCGCCGGGCGCCGCGCCCATCGAACCGGCGGCCGCGCCCGTGCGCCCGCTTACCGGCGCCAGGCGCTGA
- a CDS encoding NUDIX domain-containing protein, producing the protein MTRPTDTHLVETLLSSEAPYDGSFLKIRRDTVSLPNGHTGIREYVVHPGAVVVIPLLDDGRVLLERQFRYPIGRVMTEFPAGKLDPGEDPLVCAKRELLEETGYTAGQWAHAGALHLAIAYSTEIIHIFFARGLRAGERQLDQDEFLDVISTRPEDLVQACGKGEVTDAKTLTCVLWMQNVLSGAWKLDWQDHAA; encoded by the coding sequence ATGACCCGCCCAACCGATACCCATCTCGTCGAAACGCTGCTGAGCAGCGAGGCGCCGTACGACGGCAGCTTCCTGAAGATCCGCCGCGACACCGTCAGCCTGCCCAACGGCCACACCGGCATCCGCGAATACGTGGTGCATCCGGGCGCGGTGGTGGTCATCCCGCTGCTGGACGACGGACGGGTCCTGCTCGAACGCCAGTTCCGCTATCCCATCGGCCGCGTGATGACCGAATTCCCCGCGGGCAAGCTCGATCCGGGCGAGGACCCGCTGGTGTGCGCCAAGCGCGAGCTGCTCGAGGAAACGGGCTACACCGCCGGCCAGTGGGCCCATGCGGGCGCCTTGCACCTGGCCATCGCCTATTCCACCGAAATCATCCACATTTTCTTTGCGCGCGGCCTGCGGGCGGGAGAGCGCCAGCTCGACCAGGACGAGTTCCTGGACGTGATCAGCACGCGGCCCGAAGATTTGGTCCAGGCTTGCGGCAAAGGCGAGGTCACCGACGCCAAGACGCTGACTTGCGTGCTGTGGATGCAGAACGTGCTGTCCGGCGCCTGGAAGCTGGACTGGCAGGACCACGCCGCCTGA
- a CDS encoding Hsp70 family protein has translation MIPTACGVDFGTSNSTVGWSRPDQHALLALEDGKTTLPSAIFFHDEDAEVSYGRAAISDYLAGYDGRLMRSMKSLLGSSLIDGSTEVQGRSIPFRVLLTRFIAELKARAETAAGRGFTRAVLGRPVFFVDDNPAADQTAQDTLEEIARSVGFTDIEFQFEPLAAAFDYESQIRREELVLVIDIGGGTSDFSLIRLGPDRAAKPDRRDDILAYGGVHIGGVDFDKQLSLAHVMPLLGLGSQLRSGKDVPSTQYGNLACWHTINQAYTRKAAEHFAYIRAEAGDRQKIDLLLNLVKERAGHWVAVQVEEAKIALSDAPAARIDLSRVAPELSVEVTRPSFDACVGRLIDKVETTVGQLLRDAGVSTADVDTVFFTGGSSRVLRLRESVSRLVPEARSVEGDLFGSIGAGLALDAARKFG, from the coding sequence ATGATTCCCACCGCCTGCGGCGTCGACTTCGGCACCTCCAATTCCACCGTCGGCTGGAGCCGTCCCGACCAACACGCGCTCCTGGCGCTGGAAGACGGCAAGACCACTTTGCCGTCGGCCATCTTCTTTCACGACGAGGACGCCGAGGTCAGCTATGGCCGCGCGGCTATCTCCGACTATCTGGCGGGCTATGACGGCCGCCTGATGCGCTCGATGAAGAGCCTCCTGGGCAGTTCGCTCATCGACGGTTCGACGGAAGTGCAGGGCCGCTCGATCCCGTTCCGCGTGCTGCTCACGCGCTTCATCGCCGAATTGAAGGCGCGCGCCGAGACGGCCGCCGGGCGTGGCTTTACCCGCGCCGTGCTGGGCCGGCCGGTATTCTTCGTGGACGACAACCCGGCTGCGGACCAGACCGCCCAGGACACGCTGGAAGAGATCGCGCGCAGCGTGGGATTCACCGACATCGAGTTCCAGTTCGAGCCGCTCGCGGCCGCATTCGACTACGAGTCGCAGATCCGCCGCGAGGAACTGGTGCTGGTGATCGACATCGGCGGGGGGACGTCGGACTTCTCGCTGATCCGCCTGGGGCCGGACCGCGCGGCCAAGCCCGACCGCCGCGACGACATCCTGGCCTACGGCGGCGTGCACATCGGCGGGGTGGATTTCGACAAGCAATTGAGCCTGGCGCACGTCATGCCGCTGCTGGGGCTGGGCAGCCAGTTGCGCAGCGGCAAGGATGTGCCGTCGACCCAGTACGGCAACCTGGCCTGCTGGCACACCATCAACCAGGCCTATACGCGCAAGGCGGCCGAACACTTCGCCTATATCCGCGCCGAGGCCGGCGACCGCCAGAAGATCGACCTGCTGCTGAACCTGGTCAAGGAGCGGGCAGGGCATTGGGTGGCGGTGCAAGTGGAAGAAGCCAAGATCGCGCTGTCGGACGCGCCGGCCGCGCGCATCGATCTGTCGCGCGTCGCGCCCGAGCTAAGCGTGGAGGTGACGCGCCCGTCTTTCGACGCCTGCGTGGGGCGATTGATCGACAAAGTCGAGACGACCGTGGGCCAGCTTCTGCGCGACGCGGGGGTGTCGACGGCGGACGTGGATACCGTGTTTTTCACGGGCGGCTCCAGCCGCGTACTGCGCCTGCGCGAAAGCGTGTCCCGGCTGGTGCCCGAGGCGCGCAGCGTCGAGGGCGATCTCTTCGGCAGCATCGGCGCCGGCCTGGCGCTGGACGCGGCGCGAAAGTTCGGCTGA